A stretch of Acidimicrobiales bacterium DNA encodes these proteins:
- a CDS encoding Hsp20/alpha crystallin family protein, with translation MLFRFDPFDQLHRSERTPGLLAMDAVRKDDTVFVYFDAPGVERDDIELTTEKNSITVETTRRWYDVESDTLVNERPQGTFRRHVQFGDEVDIDSIDAVLENGVLTLALPLKEDATARSIDIRTSSNSAEELEPASS, from the coding sequence GTGCTGTTCCGATTCGACCCCTTCGACCAGCTTCACCGCTCTGAGCGCACCCCTGGTCTGCTCGCCATGGACGCGGTCCGCAAGGACGACACGGTGTTCGTCTACTTCGACGCCCCCGGCGTCGAGCGCGACGACATCGAGCTCACCACCGAGAAGAACTCGATCACGGTCGAGACCACCCGCCGGTGGTACGACGTCGAGAGCGACACGCTGGTGAACGAACGTCCGCAGGGCACCTTCCGACGCCATGTCCAGTTCGGCGACGAGGTCGACATCGATTCCATCGACGCCGTCCTCGAGAACGGGGTGCTCACGCTCGCGCTCCCGTTGAAGGAGGACGCCACGGCACGCAGCATCGACATCCGGACGAGCTCGAACTCCGCCGAGGAGCTCGAGCCCGCGTCGAGCTGA
- a CDS encoding DUF808 domain-containing protein, producing MAGGLVGLLDDVAALAKLAAASIDDVGAAAGRASMKAAGVVVDDTAVTPTYVKGIAADRELPIIKRIATGSIRNKLLFILPAALLLSEIAPTLVEIILLGGGTFLCYEGGHKILHAIKGDDHDHDVPAAVLGPEAEEATTKGAIRTDFILSAEIMVISLKEVIDEGLLQRAIILAVVAVFITIVVYGLVALIVKMDDVGLSLVQSGSDAMKRVGRALVTGMPKLLTGLSIVGTAAMVWVGGHILLVGADELGWHWPYDLVHDAEHAVHDTGSLSGVLEWLVNTGISAVVGLAWGLIVVTVVAALPFGSDDEGAGAH from the coding sequence ATGGCAGGCGGACTGGTCGGGCTCCTCGACGACGTTGCGGCGCTCGCGAAACTCGCGGCGGCCTCGATCGATGACGTCGGCGCGGCCGCCGGGCGGGCGAGCATGAAGGCCGCCGGCGTGGTCGTCGACGACACCGCCGTCACGCCCACGTACGTGAAGGGCATCGCCGCGGACCGCGAGCTGCCGATCATCAAGCGGATCGCCACCGGATCGATCAGGAACAAGCTCCTGTTCATCCTCCCCGCCGCGCTGCTCCTCAGCGAGATCGCGCCGACCCTGGTCGAGATCATCCTGCTCGGCGGGGGCACGTTCCTCTGCTACGAGGGCGGCCACAAGATCCTCCACGCGATCAAGGGCGACGACCACGACCACGACGTGCCCGCCGCAGTGCTCGGGCCGGAGGCGGAGGAGGCAACGACCAAGGGGGCGATCCGGACCGACTTCATCCTGTCGGCGGAGATCATGGTGATCTCGCTCAAGGAAGTCATCGACGAGGGGCTGCTGCAGCGGGCGATCATCCTCGCGGTGGTCGCGGTGTTCATCACGATCGTCGTCTACGGGCTCGTTGCGCTGATCGTGAAGATGGACGACGTCGGCCTCTCGCTCGTCCAGTCGGGATCCGATGCGATGAAGCGGGTCGGCCGAGCTCTGGTGACCGGCATGCCGAAGCTCCTGACGGGTCTGTCGATCGTCGGCACCGCGGCGATGGTCTGGGTCGGCGGACACATCCTGCTCGTGGGCGCCGATGAACTCGGCTGGCACTGGCCCTATGACCTGGTGCACGACGCCGAGCACGCGGTGCACGACACCGGCTCGTTGTCGGGCGTGCTCGAGTGGCTGGTGAACACGGGGATCTCGGCCGTGGTCGGACTGGCGTGGGGCCTCATCGTCGTGACCGTGGTCGCGGCGTTGCCGTTCGGGTCCGACGACGAGGGCGCCGGCGCCCACTGA
- a CDS encoding DUF1330 domain-containing protein, producing MEVVNEVMPASAERVEQMLEPGPDGPIFMVNLLKFKEKAEYEDGRETDLTGREAYQLYGRAVSQLITEYGGEVTFVGDVTFLALGQVEELWDEIAIAKYPTRRDLFDMSSSAEWQEAAVHRAAGLAGQLNIETVGNPF from the coding sequence ATGGAAGTCGTGAACGAAGTCATGCCGGCGAGCGCCGAGCGCGTGGAGCAGATGCTCGAGCCCGGCCCCGACGGGCCGATCTTCATGGTGAACCTCCTGAAGTTCAAGGAGAAGGCCGAGTACGAGGACGGACGCGAGACGGACCTGACCGGACGGGAGGCCTACCAGCTCTACGGCCGCGCCGTCTCGCAGCTCATCACGGAGTACGGCGGCGAGGTCACCTTCGTCGGCGACGTGACCTTCCTCGCGCTGGGGCAGGTCGAGGAGCTCTGGGACGAGATCGCGATCGCCAAGTACCCGACCCGCCGCGACCTGTTCGACATGTCCTCGTCCGCTGAGTGGCAGGAGGCCGCCGTGCACCGCGCCGCCGGTCTGGCCGGTCAGCTCAACATCGAGACGGTCGGCAACCCGTTCTGA
- a CDS encoding AMP-binding protein, whose product MADATPSLDREDFARRGEAIGYYAATAPDMPAVIIDDEVTTYATLDRRANQLVRALAERGVGPGSAVAMMVTNRVEFIEAWAAAMRGGLRLTPINWHLTAEEAGYIVENCEAKAFIGDAAAEGSHRAAGDHLVRLATGGPIAGFDDYRRVVDAADDDPVDAHLGRLMLYTSGTTGHPKGVAKAPGNSLADLVNGNNVEPGDRCLVTGPLYHAAPLTFGLIFSLQWGGPVVVMPTWDPAEALRLIEEHSVTHAHFVPTMFHRLLALPEEVRASADVSSLKAVHHGAAPCPVHVKHAMIDWFGPVIIEYYASTEGGGSRVDSATWLTRPGTVGQPPPGSVSIGTEEGEPLPTGQIGLIYIQAPDGAFAYHGDPDKTASTFRKAGFFTLGDLGYLDDDGFLFLTDRSSNLIISGGVNIYPAEIDAVLLTHPAVGDGSVVGVPDDEWGERVLAVVELRDGVAPSDGLADEIRAHCRERLAAFKVPRRVEFVDAIPRTDAGKISRHLLRKQFRELD is encoded by the coding sequence ATGGCCGACGCCACACCATCGCTGGACCGTGAGGACTTCGCCCGCCGGGGCGAGGCCATCGGGTACTACGCCGCGACGGCACCGGACATGCCAGCGGTGATCATCGACGACGAGGTGACCACCTACGCCACGCTCGATCGTCGTGCGAACCAGCTGGTCCGCGCCCTCGCCGAGCGCGGCGTCGGCCCGGGCTCGGCGGTGGCGATGATGGTGACCAACCGCGTGGAGTTCATCGAGGCGTGGGCCGCGGCCATGCGCGGAGGACTTCGACTCACGCCGATCAACTGGCACCTGACCGCCGAGGAAGCCGGCTACATCGTGGAGAACTGCGAGGCGAAGGCGTTCATCGGTGACGCCGCCGCGGAGGGATCCCATCGTGCCGCGGGCGACCATCTCGTCCGCCTCGCGACCGGCGGTCCGATCGCCGGGTTCGACGACTACCGCCGGGTCGTCGACGCCGCCGACGACGACCCCGTCGACGCCCATCTCGGCCGGCTCATGCTCTACACGTCCGGCACGACCGGCCATCCGAAAGGCGTCGCCAAGGCACCGGGGAACTCGCTCGCCGACCTGGTCAACGGGAACAATGTCGAGCCCGGCGACCGATGTCTGGTCACCGGACCGCTCTACCACGCGGCGCCACTCACCTTCGGACTGATCTTCTCGCTGCAGTGGGGCGGACCCGTCGTCGTGATGCCGACGTGGGACCCGGCCGAGGCGCTCCGCCTGATCGAGGAGCACAGTGTCACCCACGCCCATTTCGTCCCCACCATGTTCCACCGGCTCCTCGCCCTTCCCGAGGAGGTGCGGGCGAGCGCCGACGTCAGCTCACTGAAGGCCGTGCACCATGGCGCGGCGCCGTGTCCGGTGCATGTGAAGCACGCCATGATCGACTGGTTCGGGCCGGTGATCATCGAGTACTACGCCTCGACGGAGGGCGGTGGCAGCCGGGTCGACAGCGCGACATGGCTCACCCGCCCGGGCACGGTCGGTCAGCCACCGCCGGGCTCGGTGTCGATCGGCACCGAGGAGGGGGAGCCCCTTCCCACCGGCCAGATCGGCCTGATCTACATCCAGGCACCCGACGGCGCGTTCGCCTACCACGGCGACCCCGACAAGACCGCCTCGACGTTCCGCAAGGCCGGGTTCTTCACGCTCGGCGACCTCGGCTATCTGGACGACGATGGATTCCTGTTCCTGACGGACCGGTCGTCGAACCTGATCATCTCCGGCGGCGTGAACATCTACCCCGCCGAGATCGATGCCGTCCTCCTCACCCACCCCGCGGTCGGCGACGGTTCCGTGGTCGGCGTGCCCGACGACGAGTGGGGCGAGCGCGTGCTCGCGGTGGTCGAGCTCCGCGACGGCGTGGCCCCGAGCGACGGTCTGGCCGACGAGATCCGGGCGCACTGTCGGGAGCGCCTCGCCGCGTTCAAGGTGCCCCGTCGCGTCGAGTTCGTCGACGCGATTCCGCGCACGGATGCCGGCAAGATCAGCCGCCACCTGCTCCGCAAGCAGTTCCGCGAGCTGGACTGA
- a CDS encoding TauD/TfdA family dioxygenase, with translation MPLDVTPSGRPLGATVRGVDLRDLDDDTVAEIRVAWLEHKVLAFPDQPLSDDDLEAFTLRFGPFGHDPFFESIDGHDHIAAIARAADETAPIFADSWHTDWSFQVHPPDGTCLFAKVVPPVGGDTLYADQQAALDAMAPELRQRIDGRMAVHSARTAYSPDGLYGDADAGEERAMRIVISDEAYETHVHPLVRVHAETGAETLYSTLGYIVGIEGMDDDDAIALLGDLHAWQTREEFQYRHQWEPDMLVMWDNRCVLHKATGGYDGHERLLHRSTIGYNAELAVH, from the coding sequence ATGCCCCTCGATGTGACCCCGAGCGGACGCCCGCTCGGCGCGACGGTACGCGGTGTCGACCTGCGCGACCTCGACGACGACACCGTCGCCGAGATCCGGGTCGCGTGGCTCGAGCACAAGGTGCTCGCATTCCCCGACCAGCCCCTCAGCGACGACGATCTCGAGGCGTTCACGCTCCGGTTCGGGCCGTTCGGCCACGACCCGTTCTTCGAGTCGATCGACGGGCACGACCACATCGCCGCCATCGCCCGTGCCGCCGACGAGACCGCACCGATCTTCGCCGACAGCTGGCACACCGACTGGAGCTTCCAGGTCCATCCACCCGACGGCACCTGCCTGTTCGCGAAGGTCGTCCCGCCCGTCGGTGGTGACACGCTCTACGCGGACCAGCAGGCCGCGCTCGACGCGATGGCACCCGAACTCCGCCAGCGCATCGACGGTCGGATGGCCGTCCATTCCGCCCGCACCGCCTACTCCCCGGACGGGCTCTACGGCGACGCCGACGCCGGCGAGGAGCGGGCCATGCGGATCGTGATCAGCGACGAGGCTTACGAGACGCACGTCCACCCGCTGGTCCGGGTGCACGCCGAGACCGGCGCCGAGACGCTCTACTCCACGCTCGGCTACATCGTCGGGATCGAGGGAATGGACGACGACGACGCGATCGCCCTCCTGGGGGACCTCCACGCCTGGCAGACCCGCGAGGAGTTCCAGTACCGGCACCAGTGGGAGCCGGACATGCTCGTGATGTGGGACAACCGTTGCGTCCTGCACAAGGCGACCGGCGGCTACGACGGTCACGAGCGGCTCCTGCACCGCTCGACGATCGGCTACAACGCCGAACTCGCCGTCCACTGA
- a CDS encoding nitroreductase family protein: MEFDHAQTDALLSTTRAVRKRLDFDRDVPDDVLLECLQLAVQAPTGSNKQGWRWMVIRDAEKKAALAELYRRAGGDYLAAAAADTETEGQMGRVMSSAAYLAANLEHVPVHVIPLIIGRLDELPAESITQSAAGFMGSILPAMWSFQLALRSRGLGTCLTTIHLGLEKEAAELLGIPPHMTQAGLLPVAYTKGTDFKAAARPPVHEITYLDTYKNPIR; this comes from the coding sequence ATGGAATTCGACCACGCCCAGACCGACGCGCTCCTCTCCACCACCCGCGCGGTGCGCAAACGCCTCGACTTCGATCGCGACGTGCCCGACGATGTTCTCCTCGAGTGCCTCCAGCTCGCGGTGCAGGCCCCGACCGGCTCGAACAAACAGGGCTGGCGGTGGATGGTGATCCGCGACGCCGAGAAGAAGGCCGCGCTCGCCGAGCTGTACCGGCGGGCCGGAGGCGACTATCTCGCCGCGGCGGCGGCCGACACGGAGACCGAGGGCCAGATGGGACGGGTCATGAGCTCCGCGGCCTACCTCGCGGCGAACCTGGAGCACGTGCCCGTGCACGTCATCCCGCTGATCATCGGCCGCCTCGACGAGCTTCCCGCCGAGTCGATCACCCAATCGGCCGCCGGGTTCATGGGCTCGATCCTTCCCGCGATGTGGAGCTTCCAGCTGGCCCTGCGCAGCCGCGGGCTCGGCACCTGCCTCACGACCATCCATCTCGGGTTGGAGAAGGAAGCCGCAGAGCTGCTCGGCATCCCACCGCACATGACGCAGGCCGGACTCCTGCCCGTCGCCTACACGAAGGGCACGGACTTCAAGGCGGCCGCCCGCCCGCCCGTGCACGAGATCACCTATCTCGACACCTACAAGAACCCGATCCGGTGA
- a CDS encoding PPOX class F420-dependent oxidoreductase, producing MKKIPADDRRARYRASDESIDRDGLRDHLAGKHQWVLATTRTDGRPQMSLVTGGLTADGRLAIASYPSRAKVKNARRNPDVSVLVMGDGFQGAWLQVDGRATVLDMPDPAAADALVAYFRCISGEHDDWDDYRQAMEDQGKSAIMIEPTRWSPVSKGGFPPELFED from the coding sequence GTGAAGAAGATTCCGGCCGACGACCGGCGGGCCCGGTACCGGGCGAGCGACGAGAGCATCGACCGCGACGGCCTGCGGGACCATCTCGCCGGCAAGCACCAGTGGGTGCTCGCCACCACGCGGACCGATGGCCGCCCCCAGATGAGCCTCGTCACCGGTGGTCTCACGGCGGACGGGCGCCTGGCGATCGCCAGCTACCCGAGTCGGGCGAAGGTGAAGAACGCTCGCCGCAACCCCGACGTCTCCGTCCTCGTGATGGGGGACGGGTTCCAGGGAGCCTGGCTCCAGGTCGACGGCCGGGCGACCGTGCTCGACATGCCGGATCCGGCCGCGGCGGACGCGCTCGTCGCGTACTTCCGGTGCATCAGTGGTGAGCACGACGACTGGGACGACTACCGCCAGGCGATGGAGGATCAGGGGAAGTCGGCGATCATGATCGAACCGACGCGTTGGAGCCCGGTGAGCAAGGGTGGATTCCCGCCGGAGCTGTTCGAGGACTGA
- a CDS encoding enoyl-CoA hydratase/isomerase family protein: protein MTEPLLFEKRDDGVAVISTNDDPLNRMTLEYVDRLGEVVEEIAADDSIRAFVITAEGTTNFSVGMNLKQLPEGVQRAGSVDAFFDQRLDLISRIETMGKPSVATLFGYCLGGGLELPLGCTFRLAAEEGAKIGLPEMDLGSTPAWGGSARLTKLIGRTKALDMILRAKMLTGPEALELGVVSEVWPLAELKDQAIALAAELARQPRLSVKGMLDALHDAEHKTLDELLAGERAAVHLTNGTADAREGMMAFLEKRDPVFNQDPPA from the coding sequence ATGACCGAACCGCTCCTGTTCGAGAAGCGCGACGACGGGGTCGCGGTGATCTCCACCAACGACGATCCCCTCAACCGCATGACGCTGGAGTACGTCGACCGCCTCGGCGAGGTGGTGGAGGAGATCGCGGCGGACGACTCGATCCGAGCGTTCGTGATCACCGCGGAGGGCACGACCAACTTCTCGGTCGGCATGAACCTCAAGCAGCTGCCCGAGGGGGTCCAGCGGGCCGGCAGTGTCGACGCGTTCTTCGACCAACGGCTCGACCTGATCTCCCGCATCGAGACGATGGGCAAGCCCTCCGTTGCGACCCTGTTCGGCTACTGCCTCGGAGGCGGCCTCGAGCTGCCACTCGGCTGCACGTTCCGGCTCGCGGCCGAGGAGGGCGCGAAGATCGGGCTACCGGAGATGGATCTCGGATCGACGCCCGCCTGGGGCGGCTCGGCTCGGCTCACGAAGCTCATCGGCCGCACGAAGGCGCTCGACATGATCCTGCGGGCGAAGATGCTCACCGGTCCGGAGGCCCTCGAGCTCGGTGTGGTCAGCGAGGTCTGGCCGCTCGCGGAGTTGAAGGACCAGGCGATCGCGCTCGCCGCCGAACTTGCCCGCCAACCCCGCCTGTCGGTGAAGGGGATGCTCGACGCCCTCCACGACGCCGAGCACAAGACGCTCGACGAGCTGCTCGCCGGCGAACGGGCCGCCGTCCACCTCACGAACGGCACCGCCGACGCCCGCGAGGGAATGATGGCCTTCCTGGAGAAGCGCGACCCGGTGTTCAACCAGGATCCGCCGGCCTGA
- a CDS encoding aldolase/citrate lyase family protein: MDQLRDAWARQETAHGCWVSLPGPHTTELVARAGFDYACVDMQHGLADYADAIAMLQVLELGNATPIVRVPWNEPGIIGRMLDGGALGVIVPMVNSVADAEAAAHACRYPPRGGRSHGPIRAAAQHGPDYVPRANDRVICIPMIETIDAVEHLDGILAVDGVDAIYVGPADLSLSLGLAPGNNDDVPRFTETIEHIAATAAAAGVVPGIHANASLAARRREQGYRMVTVATDAVALRTTLARELRDAVEGGAVEGGAADGDDAVY, from the coding sequence ATGGATCAGCTCCGCGATGCATGGGCCCGCCAGGAGACGGCGCACGGCTGCTGGGTCTCGCTGCCCGGTCCCCACACGACCGAGCTGGTCGCCCGCGCCGGGTTCGACTACGCGTGCGTGGACATGCAGCACGGCCTGGCGGACTATGCCGACGCCATCGCGATGCTCCAGGTGCTCGAGCTCGGGAACGCGACCCCGATCGTCCGGGTGCCGTGGAACGAGCCCGGCATCATCGGCCGCATGCTGGATGGCGGTGCGCTCGGCGTCATCGTCCCGATGGTGAACTCCGTCGCCGACGCCGAGGCCGCCGCCCACGCCTGCCGCTATCCGCCGCGGGGCGGCCGCAGCCACGGACCGATCCGGGCGGCCGCCCAGCACGGCCCCGACTATGTCCCGCGGGCCAACGATCGCGTGATCTGCATCCCGATGATCGAGACGATCGACGCCGTCGAACACCTCGACGGCATCCTCGCCGTCGACGGCGTCGACGCGATCTATGTCGGCCCGGCCGACCTCTCGCTCTCACTCGGGCTCGCGCCCGGGAACAACGACGACGTGCCCCGCTTCACCGAGACCATCGAGCACATCGCGGCGACGGCGGCTGCGGCCGGCGTGGTCCCGGGCATCCACGCGAACGCGTCCCTCGCGGCCCGACGCCGCGAGCAGGGGTACCGGATGGTCACCGTCGCCACCGACGCCGTCGCCCTGCGGACGACGCTGGCGCGCGAGCTACGCGATGCGGTCGAGGGCGGCGCGGTCGAGGGCGGCGCGGCCGACGGCGACGACGCCGTCTACTGA
- a CDS encoding MFS transporter has translation MRRRPWSTLAVVVMATFQVAMTLSVVFVVFVDLDDYFPDASNAQLSWAINAFSIVLASTVVLGSAIADRYGRKRVAVTGSLVFALGSVIAGTAPGIAVLILGRCVQALGAAAFGPASLALVLDAFPFERRGIAIGVFTMGGAFAAGSGPALGGVIVDNLGWRWAFLVVVPIGVIAAAIGASVWEESRDAKTQRLPDPLGSLLILSGVALVVLAVVQSKSWGWVDGRTALSALAGLALVGALLRRSARHPRPILDLTLFTHPTFRAGSASFLLFAMSFFSMTFAAVLYLTEVWNYELDAAGLLAAPFFLATGVTGPFAGRLVDRFGPRPVALTGTVVWASVITVLAITIGEERNIGAWLALLVTAGVGSGLYWGAAPTLSVEGFDGPRFAAAGGINQTLQNVGSAFAIAVAITLLGDSPSRGDFTPVFVVVVLAGVVTALVISTASSRPSAPSVPSP, from the coding sequence ATGCGCCGCCGCCCGTGGTCGACCCTCGCCGTCGTGGTCATGGCGACGTTCCAGGTCGCCATGACGCTCTCCGTCGTCTTCGTCGTGTTCGTGGACCTCGACGACTACTTCCCCGACGCGAGCAACGCCCAACTCTCCTGGGCGATCAACGCCTTCTCGATCGTGCTCGCGTCGACCGTCGTACTCGGCTCCGCGATCGCCGACCGCTACGGACGCAAGCGGGTCGCGGTCACCGGCTCGCTGGTCTTCGCGCTCGGCTCCGTCATCGCCGGCACCGCGCCCGGGATCGCCGTCCTGATCCTCGGCCGCTGCGTGCAGGCGCTCGGCGCAGCCGCCTTCGGTCCGGCGTCGCTCGCCCTCGTGCTCGATGCGTTCCCGTTCGAACGCCGTGGCATCGCGATCGGGGTCTTCACGATGGGCGGCGCCTTCGCCGCCGGATCGGGCCCGGCGCTCGGCGGCGTGATCGTCGACAACCTCGGATGGCGGTGGGCGTTCCTCGTCGTGGTGCCGATCGGGGTCATCGCCGCCGCGATCGGCGCATCCGTCTGGGAGGAGAGCCGGGACGCCAAGACCCAACGCCTCCCCGATCCGCTCGGATCGCTGTTGATCCTCAGTGGCGTCGCCCTCGTCGTGCTCGCGGTCGTCCAGAGCAAGTCGTGGGGATGGGTCGACGGGCGAACGGCGCTGAGTGCGCTGGCCGGACTCGCCCTGGTCGGCGCCCTGCTCCGCCGGTCGGCTCGGCATCCGCGGCCCATCCTGGATCTCACGCTCTTCACGCACCCCACCTTTCGCGCCGGAAGCGCGTCGTTCCTCCTGTTCGCCATGAGCTTCTTCTCGATGACGTTCGCCGCGGTGCTCTATCTCACCGAGGTCTGGAACTACGAGCTCGATGCTGCTGGCCTGCTCGCCGCGCCCTTCTTCCTCGCCACCGGGGTCACGGGCCCGTTCGCCGGCCGGCTCGTCGATCGGTTCGGTCCCCGCCCGGTCGCGCTCACCGGCACCGTCGTGTGGGCGTCGGTCATCACCGTGCTGGCGATCACGATCGGCGAGGAACGCAACATCGGCGCATGGCTGGCCCTCCTCGTGACCGCCGGCGTCGGGTCCGGGCTGTACTGGGGGGCCGCGCCGACCCTGTCCGTCGAAGGTTTCGACGGTCCCCGATTCGCGGCCGCCGGTGGCATCAACCAGACACTGCAGAACGTCGGCTCCGCGTTCGCCATCGCGGTCGCCATCACCCTCCTGGGCGACAGCCCGTCCCGAGGCGATTTCACCCCCGTCTTCGTGGTCGTGGTCCTCGCCGGCGTCGTCACCGCGCTCGTCATCTCCACCGCGTCGAGCCGTCCATCGGCACCGTCGGTCCCGTCGCCCTGA
- a CDS encoding nuclear transport factor 2 family protein, with product MTTADDLVHIRALYDRYSHGIDTGDGEMFAGCFTEDGSLDTGGGPMVGHDAIAAFGTETHAGLPALRHQANNIVVDVDGDTATAAAFMSAYLVEPAFSVIVTGRYADEFRRTADGWRISSRVFTADATG from the coding sequence ATGACCACCGCCGACGATCTTGTCCACATCCGCGCCCTCTACGACCGCTACAGCCACGGCATCGACACCGGCGACGGCGAGATGTTCGCCGGGTGCTTCACCGAGGACGGATCGCTCGACACCGGCGGCGGTCCCATGGTCGGTCACGACGCGATCGCGGCGTTCGGAACCGAGACCCACGCGGGGCTACCCGCCCTGCGCCATCAGGCGAACAACATCGTGGTGGACGTCGACGGCGACACGGCGACCGCCGCCGCCTTCATGAGCGCGTATCTGGTGGAACCCGCCTTCTCCGTCATCGTCACCGGTCGCTACGCCGACGAGTTCCGGCGAACCGCCGATGGCTGGCGCATCAGCAGCCGGGTCTTCACCGCCGACGCGACCGGCTGA